Sequence from the Nocardia brasiliensis genome:
CGCGCCGCCGTGGCTCGGCACGAACCTGCTCGCCGCCGGGGACATCGCGGCCTTCAGCAAGCGCCTTGGCGCGGGTCCGGCATTCGACGCCGTTGCCGGATCCCTGTGCCAGGCTTGCCGGCAGGTGCTGCACGGCTCGGACTTCCTGCTCGCGTTGAACGCCGACGGCGTCTACGACCCGAATGTCACCTACGTCAACATCGCGTCCAGCCTCGACGAGCTCGTCGTGCCGTACACCGTCGGACTGGTACCCGCGCCGAACGCCACGAATATCGTGGTGCAGGAAGGTTGTTCGCAGGACCTCTCCGAGCACGCGGGCATCGCGGGCAGCCCGCGCGCCGCGGCGTACGTGCTGAACGCGCTCGACCCGGCGCACCCCGTGCCGGTGCCGTGCGAGTTCATCCCGCCGTTCACCGGCTAGCCGCGGACTCGGCGGTCGGGTCGAGGCGGTGGGTGCCCATCGCGTCCGTTGGTTGCCCCGCACGGGTGCGGTAGCCTGACCGGACATGTCCATGCCTGGCCGCCGAGTTCGGGAGTTTCCTTGCGGCGCATAGGGTTCGCAGGTGGGATGAGGTTTCGGCCGCGTCGTGACCCGCACGCCGACGCGGTGCGCGAGCTGTTCGCGACGCTCACCGTGCCGCAGCCGTGGCGGCTGGCGGATTTCGTCGGGCAGATCGCGGCGCGGACCGGAACGCGCATACAGCTGGTGCCGCTGCGCGGCGTCGCCGCCGAAGACCTGCCGTGCGGGCTGCTGCTGGAGCGCGCCGAGGACGTGGTGATCGCCTACGACGCAACCATTTCCGACTATCACGGCGACCACATCGTGCTGCACGAGATCGGTCACCTGCTGCTCGGGCACCGCGACGGCAGGCCGAGCGGCGCACAGCACGCGAACATCCGGACGCTGTTTCCGAGCGTCGACCCGGCAACGGTGGTGCGGGTGCTCGCGCGCAGCGACTACGACGACGGCGCCGAACGTCAGGCGGAATTGTTCGCGTCGTTGATCATGTCCGAGGCCAGGTCGGCGCCCGCGGGCTCGCGGTTTCGCCGCGAACTGTTCGGCGAATGACCGACATGACATCGTCGTGGCCCACGGTGATCTCCGCGCCGCTGGTGTGCGGTATCTGGGTGCTGTGGGGTATCCGGATGGTCGGTTTCCACGCGACCGTCTACGCCCGTCGGGCGAATCTGTTGCTCGCGGGTCTCGCGGTCGCCGCGACCCTGCGCGAGCCGACGTGGCAGGGCTGGGTATACACGCTCTCCGGTGGATGCCTGTCGGTGGCCACGCAGTTCCAGCTCGCGATGGCCGTCATGATCGCGGTGGCGGGTGTGAACGTGCTCACGCTGCGCGCCGTGCTCGGCCGCGCGACCTCGCCCTACCTGGTGGTCGGCCTCGGGCTGAGCTGTGCGGTGACGACCATGATCAGCGGTGCGCACGCGCGGGCGGCCGGGGTGATGATCGAACAGGACGTCGGCTGGGGCGCGGTCGGTTACTGGGCGTCGTTGCTCCCGCTGACCTGGTGGATGGCGGTGCTGCTCGTCGAGGTGTGCCTGGTCGAGCTGCGCGGCCGTACCGACCCCCGTGACCTGGCATTGCTCGGGGCGGGACTGGTCTTTCTGGTGATCCTGTTCGCCGGGTTCACCTGTGCGCCCATCGCCGCCGTGTATCAGATCGCGGGCAGGCATACGGTTTTCGCGCGGATTCAGCAGGTCATCGACCGGGATGTGCTGCTGTGGCAGGCGGTGCTGTTCGCGGTGCTCGTCGCGATACCGGTGCTGCTGCGCGCGGCCGAATGGCTCGAACTCGACAATCACTCGCGCTCGCGCAAGCGGCTGCTCCCGCTGTGGGCCGACCTCACCGCGACCTGCCCGGAGGTGGTCTACACCGGTCCGGTGATCGGCAGCCGCCGTAGCCGGTTCCTGCTGCATCGAACCGTCATCGAGATCCGCGATTCGGTCAGGATTCTCGCCGGGTACGACGTGCCGCAGGAGCAGGCACACCGTGCGGTCGTCGCGGGTCTCGACCCTACGATGGTCTCGGCGGTGCGCCTCGCGCGCGCGTGCCGGGCGCGCCGTACTGGTGTAACGCGGTGCGGCCGGGGTATGTCGATGATCGCGTCGACAGGAGGCGTCGACGCTGAGATCGCCGAGTTGACCGCGCTCGCCGAGTGCTGGGCCCGCGCCCAGATCATCGCGGCCCGCTCGGAAGCCGTTGGGCAGTCCGGGATGTCCGAGTGCGGGACGTGATCTGTTCGCTGAGGGCAAAACCTTGAGGGAAACGAATCATGCAACGCTCACGTTATGAGTGAATGACCGTGCTGACGCTGGTCGCCAATAGGGTGGACTGGCGGCGGCAGTATCCCCCGGCAACTAGAGTGGAGTCGGGGGCCACGACCCCCGGGCTTCATGGCAGGCTGACGCCCACGGTTGTTACACAGCACACTGCGGCGTCTGTTGCCAGAATGTCGGAAGCAGGAGAGTGAGGGAGCGATGTTCGAGAGGTTCACCGACCGCGCGAGGCGTGTCGTTGTCCTGGCCCAGGAAGAGGCCCGGATGCTCAACCACAACTACATCGGCACCGAGCACATCCTGCTGGGGCTGATTCACGAGGGTGAGGGTGTCGCGGCCAAGTCGCTGGAATCGCTCGGCATTTCGCTGGAGGGCGTGCGCAGCCAGGTGGAGGAGATCATCGGTCAGGGCCAGCAGGCTCCGTCCGGCCACATCCCGTTCACCCCGCGGGCCAAGAAAGTCTTGGAGCTGAGCCTGCGCGAGGCGTTGCAGCTCGGCCACAACTACATCGGCACCGAGCACATCCTGCTCGGTCTCATCCGCGAGGGTGAGGGCGTCGCCGCGCAGGTGCTCGTGAAACTGGGCGCCGATCTCAACCGGGTGCGTCAGCAGGTCATCCAGCTGCTGTCCGGGTACCAGGGCAAGGAGCCGGTCGAGTCCGGTTCCCGCGGTGAGGCGGGCACGCCGTCCACCTCGCTGGTGCTCGACCAGTTCGGCCGCAACCTGACCCAGGCCGCGCTCGAGGGCAAGCTCGATCCCGTCATCGGCCGCTCGAAGGAAATCGAGCGCGTGATGCAGGTGCTGAGCCGCCGTACCAAGAACAACCCCGTCCTCATCGGCGAGCCCGGTGTCGGTAAGACCGCGGTCGTCGAGGGCCTGGCGCAGGCCATCGTCAACGGCGAGGTGCCGGAGACGCTGAAGGACAAGCAGCTCTACACCCTGGACCTGGGCTCGCTGGTCGCGGGCAGCCGCTACCGCGGTGACTTCGAAGAGCGCCTGAAGAAGGTGCTCAAGGAGATCAACACCCGCGGCGACATCATCCTGTTCATCGACGAGCTGCACACGCTCGTGGGTGCGGGTGCCGCCGAGGGCGCGATCGACGCGGCCTCGATCCTGAAGCCGAAGCTGGCCCGTGGCGAGCTGCAGACCATCGGCGCGACCACGCTCGACGAGTACCGCAAGTACATCGAGAAGGACGCCGCGCTGGAGCGCCGGTTCCAGCCGGTCCAGGTCGGCGAGCCGACGGTCGAGCACACCATCAACATCCTCAAGGGTCTGCGCGACCGCTACGAGGCGCACCACCGGGTGTCCATCACCGACGGCGCGCTGGTGGCCGCGGCGACGCTGGCCGACCGCTACATCAACGACCGGTTCCTGCCGGACAAGGCGATCGACCTGATCGACGAGGCCGGTGCGCGCATGCGCATCCGTCGTATGACCGCCCCGCCGGACCTGCGCGAATTCGACGACAAGATCGCCGACGCGCGCCGGGAGAAGGAGAGCGCGATCGACGCGCAGGACTTCGAGAAGGCGGCGCGGCTGCGCGACAAGGAAAAGCAGCTGGTGGCCAAGCGCGCCGAGCGGGAAAAGCAGTGGCGCTCCGGCGATCTCGACGTGGTCGCCGAGGTCGACGACGAGCAGATCGCGGAGGTGCTGGCCAACTGGACCGGCATCCCCGTCTTCAAGCTCACCGAGGAGGAGACCACCCGGCTGCTCCGCATGGAGGACGAGCTGCACAAGCGGATCATCGGCCAGGAAGACGCCGTCAAGGCCGTCTCCAAGGCGATCCGCCGCACGCGCGCCGGCCTGAAGGATCCGAAGCGTCCGTCCGGCTCGTTCATCTTCGCCGGTCCGTCCGGTGTCGGTAAGACCGAGCTGTCCAAGGCGCTGGCGAACTTCCTGTTCGGCGACGACGACGCGCTCATCCAGATCGATATGGGCGAGTTCCACGACCGCTTCACCGCGTCGCGGCTCTTCGGTGCCCCTCCCGGGTACGTCGGTTACGAAGAGGGCGGCCAGCTCACCGAGAAGGTGCGCCGCAAGCCGTTCTCCGTCGTGCTGTTCGACGAGATCGAGAAGGCACACCAGGAGATCTACAACACCCTGTTGCAGGTCCTCGAGGACGGTCGTCTCACCGACGGCCAGGGTCGCACGGTCGACTTCAAGAACACCGTGCTGATCTTCACCTCGAACCTGGGCACCTCCGACATCTCCAAGGCGGTCGGCCTGGGCTTCACCCAGTCCAACGCCGAGGGCTCGAACTACGAGCGGATGAAGCTCAAGGTCAACGACGAGCTGAAGAAGCACTTCCGCCCCGAGTTCCTCAACCGCATCGACGACGTCATCGTCTTCCACCAGCTCACGACCGATCAGATCGTGCAGATGGTGGACCTGATGATCGGCCGCGTCGCCAAGCAGTTGAAGAACAAGGATATGGAGATCGAGCTGACCGAGCAGGGCAAGGCGCTGCTGGCCAAGCGCGGTTTCGATCCCGTGCTCGGTGCCCGCCCGCTGCGTCGCACCATTCAGCGCGAGATCGAGGACCAGCTGTCGGAGAAGATCCTCTTCGGCGAGATCGGCGCGGGCCAGACCATCGTGGTCGACGTCGAGGGCTGGGACGGCGAAGGCTCCGGCGAGGACGCCAGGTTCACCTTCACCGGCAAGGCGAAGCTGACCAAGGGCGACAAGTCCGAGGAGAAGCCCGAAGTCGTGCTGACCGGCGCGACCGAAGGCCCCGCCGAAGCCGTCGGCGAGTAAGAACAACCGAAAGGCCCGCCTTCCGCAGGGAGGCGGGCCTTTTCGCGTCTCGGGCAAGCAGATCGGCGCGGCGCTAGGCCGACCAGTGCGCGAGCACCGGTGCGAAGGCGTCCGCGAGCTCACCGGGCACGATCACCTCATCGATGCCGTACTTTTCCCTGCGGCGCTCCAGCGTGTCGATGGCGGCGGCCGGGTCGGCGTCGAGCACACCCGCCGCACCCGCCGCGCGCAACGCGTCGGCGGTGTGGCCGAGACGGGTGCTGGTCCAGTAGGGGAGTCGGTCGCCGATGCCGATCAGTTGGTGGCTGAAGGCAATCGGGCGGTCGGTGTGGTCGCCGACGATGCGGACCATGTCGGCGAGCTCGGGCTCGGTGACCTGAGGTCCCGCCGCGAGCAGAATGCGGTCGGCGAATTCCGCTGCGGCGGCTAGCATTCGGGGCCCGCTGGCGGCGACGGTGACCGCAGGCGCCGGATCGACCGCGGCACGGACCGCGGCCACGGTGTCGGCCAGCTGCGCCCGCCGGGCGGCCGCCGAACCCCAAGGCATGCCGAGCCGTTCGGCCTCGGCCTGCGCGCCGGGGCGGCCGGAGCCGATGCCGAGCTCGAAGCGTCCGTCCGAAAGCAGTTGCAGCGTCGCGGTTTCCCGGATGGTAGCGGCGGCGTTGCGCAGCGGCCCGGCGAGCACGTTCGGGCGCAGCCGGACGGTATCGGTGACGGCGGCCGCGGCGGCCAGTGCCGGGAACGGCGACGGTGTGTCGAGGGTGTCCGGCAGCAGGATCGTCGCGTAGCCCTGCCGCTCGGCGGCCTGGACGGAGCGGACCCACTCGGCGCCGGAGCGGGGGACGAGGACGATGGCGAATGTCATGGGCACCAGCCTGCGCCGGGAGACCATACCGTGACATCGGCCGCGCGTAGCCGGTCGATATACGCCTGCGCGCGTACGTCGACACGGCCGATCCGGGCGCTGCCGCGGGTTTGCCACGGCGCTCGGACCCGGCTAGTACCGGCGATGCTCGAACGTTGCCGTGCGCCGCCGCGGCCGCACTCCGCCGCGCCAGATCGGCGTACGTTGGAGAGGGTTCGATACACCGACCGCGGGGGTGCCTATGACAAATCCAGATCTGACCCTGATCGCCGTACTGCTGGACCGTTCCGGTTCGATGCAGTCGATCAAAACCGATACCGAGGGCGGGTTCGCGGCGTTCCTCGAGCAGCAGCGCACGGTCCCGAAGACGATCGAGGTGACCCTGGCGCAGTTCGACACCGAGTACGAGTGCGTCTACGCGAACAAGCCGCTCGCCGAGGTCCCGCCGCTGCACCTGCAACCGCGCGGCATGACCGCCCTCTACGACGCGGTCGGCAAGCTGGTCACCGATATCGGCACCGAGCTGGCCCGGCGCCCGGAGGACGCACGGCCGGGCACGGTGATCGTGGTCGTGCTCACCGACGGCCACGAGAACTCCAGCCGGGAATGGTCGCACGCGGCGGTGAAGTCGCTGATTGTGCAGCAGCGCGAGGTATACAGCTGGGAGTTCCTGTTCCTCGGCGCCAATATGGACGCCGTCGAGATCGGCACCGGCATGGGCTTCGACCCCGGCTCTTCCATCACCTATGCGGCTGCGCCCCAGGGTGTTTCGGCCGTCTTCCGGTCCGCGTCGCGCTACTCCGCGCGGCTGCAGAGCGCGCCGGGCGCGGCCAGGAGCGGGTTCACCGACGCGGAGCGCCAGGAGGCGAACCCGGGCAACTGAGCGGCCTACTGCCAGCCCGGCCGCACCAGCCCGGATTCGTAGGCCATGACCACCAATTGGGTGCGGTCGCGGGCACCGAGCTTCATCAGGATCCGGCTGACGTGCGTGCGCGCGGTGGCGGGGCTCATGAACAGCCGCGCACCGATCTCGGCGTTGGTGAGCCCCTCCGCGACCAGCACCATCACCTCGCGCTCGCGCTCGGTGAGTTCGGAAAGCGTCGCGGGCGGTGGGGTTTTCGCGTGCGCGGAGAACTCGGCGATCAGCCGCCGGGTGACCCCGGGCGAGAGCAGCGCGTCCCCGGCCGCGACCACCCGCACCGCGCGGACCAGGTCGGCCGGTTCGGTGTGCTTCACCAGGAACCCGGTCGCGCCCGCGCGCATCGCCTCGAAGACATACTCGTCGAGCTCGAAGGTGGTCAGCACCACCACCCGCACCGCGGCGAGCTGCGGGTCCTCGGCGATCATGCGGGTCGCGGCGAGGCCGTCCAGGATCGGCATCCTGATGTCCATCAGCACCACGTCGGGGGTGAGGCTGCGGGTCATCCGCACGGCCTGTTCGCCGTTGTCCGCCTCGCCGACCACCTCGATCCCGTCCTGGGCGGCGAGCAGCGCGACGAAACCGCCGCGCACCAGCGCTTGATCGTCGGCGACCAGGACCCGGATGCTCATGATCGCGCCTCGCCCGCGCTGGGCTGTCCCGAACTCGGCTCGCCCGGCCGGATCGGCCGGACATTGTCGGGTCGCGCGGTGTCGTCGCGGTGCCGCGACGGTGCCGCTCGCTCGCTCGGTTCCATCGGCTGCAACGGCAACCGGGCCGCGACCCGGAACCCGCCGCTCGGGCGCGGGCCCGCGGTGAGCGCGCCGCCGAGCGCGTGGGTGCGCTCGCGCATGCCGAGGATGCCGTTGCCGCCGCCGGTGCCCGATTTCGGGGTGGCCGCGGCGGGGCGGGAATTGTCGACGGTGATGTCGACCGAGTGCGCCGCGTAGCGCACGGTCACCGAGGCCTGCGCGCCCGGCGCGTGCCGCACCACGTTCGTCAGCGACTCCTGGATGATCCGCGCGCCTGCCACGTCGATGACGCTCGGCAGCTGCTGCGGCGTTCCGATGATCTTGGTATCCACCGCCAACCCCGCGGCGCGCGCCCGCTGCAGCAGTGCGTCCAGGTCGCCGATGCTCGGCGCCGGGGCGCGCGGTGCCGCCGGGCGCGGTGGCGGAGTCTCCGATTCCCGGCTCGCACCGTCGGATTCGTGCTCCTCGGCCGGAACCCGCCCGCCACCACCGGTAGTACGGGTGTTCCAGCCGCGGCCCGGCCGCCGCCGATTCGGCGCCGGCTGCTCGGGTTCGGCGAATTCGACTGTCTCGGCCTCGGATTCGCCGGTGACCTCGCCGGTGCGAATCGAGTGCAGCAGCGTGTGCACCTCGGCGAGCGCGTCGCGGCTCGCCGTCTTGATCGCGTCGAGCGCGGACGCGGCCTGCTCGGGCTTCTTGTCGAACAGCTCGAGCGCCACTGACGATTGCACGTTGATCAGCGAAAGGCTGTGTGCCAGTACGTCGTGCAGTTCGCGAGCGATCGCAAGGCGCTGCTCGCTCGCGCGGCGCTCCCGCTGCGCCTGCTCGTCGCGGCGGGCGGCCTCGGCGCGCTGCCTGCGCGCGAGCAGGATGGCGTTGCGCTGCCGAATCCCCTCGACGGCGCACAGCAGCACGACCAGCCAGGCCATCAGCGCGAAGATCTGCCAGATGTTGGCGCCGTGCCCGAACAGTTCGGGCACCGGCCAGACCAGCACCAGATAGCCGAGCGGCACCAAGGGGTAGGTCCACCGGCGCGCTCCGGTGCTGCCTGCCGTGAGGAACGCGACGACCAGCGACAGGAAGATCGGCCCGTAGCCGTAGCCGAGCG
This genomic interval carries:
- a CDS encoding DUF6545 domain-containing protein; the encoded protein is MTDMTSSWPTVISAPLVCGIWVLWGIRMVGFHATVYARRANLLLAGLAVAATLREPTWQGWVYTLSGGCLSVATQFQLAMAVMIAVAGVNVLTLRAVLGRATSPYLVVGLGLSCAVTTMISGAHARAAGVMIEQDVGWGAVGYWASLLPLTWWMAVLLVEVCLVELRGRTDPRDLALLGAGLVFLVILFAGFTCAPIAAVYQIAGRHTVFARIQQVIDRDVLLWQAVLFAVLVAIPVLLRAAEWLELDNHSRSRKRLLPLWADLTATCPEVVYTGPVIGSRRSRFLLHRTVIEIRDSVRILAGYDVPQEQAHRAVVAGLDPTMVSAVRLARACRARRTGVTRCGRGMSMIASTGGVDAEIAELTALAECWARAQIIAARSEAVGQSGMSECGT
- a CDS encoding LLM class flavin-dependent oxidoreductase is translated as MTFAIVLVPRSGAEWVRSVQAAERQGYATILLPDTLDTPSPFPALAAAAAVTDTVRLRPNVLAGPLRNAAATIRETATLQLLSDGRFELGIGSGRPGAQAEAERLGMPWGSAAARRAQLADTVAAVRAAVDPAPAVTVAASGPRMLAAAAEFADRILLAAGPQVTEPELADMVRIVGDHTDRPIAFSHQLIGIGDRLPYWTSTRLGHTADALRAAGAAGVLDADPAAAIDTLERRREKYGIDEVIVPGELADAFAPVLAHWSA
- a CDS encoding vWA domain-containing protein is translated as MTNPDLTLIAVLLDRSGSMQSIKTDTEGGFAAFLEQQRTVPKTIEVTLAQFDTEYECVYANKPLAEVPPLHLQPRGMTALYDAVGKLVTDIGTELARRPEDARPGTVIVVVLTDGHENSSREWSHAAVKSLIVQQREVYSWEFLFLGANMDAVEIGTGMGFDPGSSITYAAAPQGVSAVFRSASRYSARLQSAPGAARSGFTDAERQEANPGN
- a CDS encoding response regulator transcription factor, with the translated sequence MSIRVLVADDQALVRGGFVALLAAQDGIEVVGEADNGEQAVRMTRSLTPDVVLMDIRMPILDGLAATRMIAEDPQLAAVRVVVLTTFELDEYVFEAMRAGATGFLVKHTEPADLVRAVRVVAAGDALLSPGVTRRLIAEFSAHAKTPPPATLSELTEREREVMVLVAEGLTNAEIGARLFMSPATARTHVSRILMKLGARDRTQLVVMAYESGLVRPGWQ
- a CDS encoding sensor histidine kinase — its product is MTSRSSLGWDWGVAVVVAALQIVGGTFANLRIGENSLDAIGYALLLAGPVALTQRRAHPLPVLFVALGACLAYLALGYGYGPIFLSLVVAFLTAGSTGARRWTYPLVPLGYLVLVWPVPELFGHGANIWQIFALMAWLVVLLCAVEGIRQRNAILLARRQRAEAARRDEQAQRERRASEQRLAIARELHDVLAHSLSLINVQSSVALELFDKKPEQAASALDAIKTASRDALAEVHTLLHSIRTGEVTGESEAETVEFAEPEQPAPNRRRPGRGWNTRTTGGGGRVPAEEHESDGASRESETPPPRPAAPRAPAPSIGDLDALLQRARAAGLAVDTKIIGTPQQLPSVIDVAGARIIQESLTNVVRHAPGAQASVTVRYAAHSVDITVDNSRPAAATPKSGTGGGNGILGMRERTHALGGALTAGPRPSGGFRVAARLPLQPMEPSERAAPSRHRDDTARPDNVRPIRPGEPSSGQPSAGEARS
- a CDS encoding ATP-dependent Clp protease ATP-binding subunit, encoding MFERFTDRARRVVVLAQEEARMLNHNYIGTEHILLGLIHEGEGVAAKSLESLGISLEGVRSQVEEIIGQGQQAPSGHIPFTPRAKKVLELSLREALQLGHNYIGTEHILLGLIREGEGVAAQVLVKLGADLNRVRQQVIQLLSGYQGKEPVESGSRGEAGTPSTSLVLDQFGRNLTQAALEGKLDPVIGRSKEIERVMQVLSRRTKNNPVLIGEPGVGKTAVVEGLAQAIVNGEVPETLKDKQLYTLDLGSLVAGSRYRGDFEERLKKVLKEINTRGDIILFIDELHTLVGAGAAEGAIDAASILKPKLARGELQTIGATTLDEYRKYIEKDAALERRFQPVQVGEPTVEHTINILKGLRDRYEAHHRVSITDGALVAAATLADRYINDRFLPDKAIDLIDEAGARMRIRRMTAPPDLREFDDKIADARREKESAIDAQDFEKAARLRDKEKQLVAKRAEREKQWRSGDLDVVAEVDDEQIAEVLANWTGIPVFKLTEEETTRLLRMEDELHKRIIGQEDAVKAVSKAIRRTRAGLKDPKRPSGSFIFAGPSGVGKTELSKALANFLFGDDDALIQIDMGEFHDRFTASRLFGAPPGYVGYEEGGQLTEKVRRKPFSVVLFDEIEKAHQEIYNTLLQVLEDGRLTDGQGRTVDFKNTVLIFTSNLGTSDISKAVGLGFTQSNAEGSNYERMKLKVNDELKKHFRPEFLNRIDDVIVFHQLTTDQIVQMVDLMIGRVAKQLKNKDMEIELTEQGKALLAKRGFDPVLGARPLRRTIQREIEDQLSEKILFGEIGAGQTIVVDVEGWDGEGSGEDARFTFTGKAKLTKGDKSEEKPEVVLTGATEGPAEAVGE